A single genomic interval of Vibrio maritimus harbors:
- the asrB gene encoding anaerobic sulfite reductase subunit AsrB: MCNCENRLIPHPYEILEIIKHTELEWNFRVECDFDVHFGQFVEVSLPLFGEAPISVSDYGDGYIDLLIRKVGKVTDELFKLKEGDEVWMRGVHGNGYPMDKYHDKHLIVLAGGTGVAPVKGLINHFSENRQLVKAMDVVVGYKNDQAVLYKDEMKDWDKAINLTCTLDEESSNPFYQTGLVTKYIDSLDLTDMQDVQLIVVGPPIMIKFVVQAFLELGLREEQIWVDYERRMACAVGKCGHCRIGKNYVCIDGPVFRYDEAKSMVD; the protein is encoded by the coding sequence ATGTGTAACTGTGAAAATAGACTTATCCCCCACCCGTACGAAATTCTTGAAATCATTAAGCACACTGAGCTTGAGTGGAACTTTCGTGTGGAATGCGACTTTGATGTCCATTTCGGTCAATTCGTTGAAGTCTCCCTACCTTTGTTTGGCGAAGCACCTATCTCCGTTTCCGACTATGGCGATGGTTATATTGATTTGTTAATCCGTAAAGTCGGTAAGGTCACCGATGAGTTATTCAAACTAAAGGAAGGTGACGAAGTCTGGATGCGAGGCGTTCATGGTAACGGCTACCCTATGGATAAGTACCACGATAAGCACTTAATAGTACTTGCCGGTGGCACTGGGGTGGCGCCTGTTAAGGGGTTAATTAACCATTTCAGTGAGAATCGTCAACTTGTCAAAGCCATGGACGTCGTCGTTGGCTACAAAAATGATCAAGCTGTGCTTTATAAAGATGAGATGAAAGATTGGGACAAAGCGATCAACCTCACCTGCACACTCGATGAAGAGTCAAGTAACCCCTTCTATCAAACTGGTCTTGTCACCAAATATATCGACTCCCTAGACCTAACCGATATGCAAGACGTACAGCTCATCGTAGTTGGACCGCCAATCATGATCAAATTCGTCGTTCAAGCCTTCCTTGAACTTGGTTTGCGCGAAGAGCAAATCTGGGTCGATTATGAACGCAGGATGGCTTGTGCAGTGGGTAAATGTGGTCATTGTCGCATTGGTAAAAACTACGTGTGTATTGATGGACCGGTATTTCGATATGACGAAGCGAAATCAATGGTCGACTAG
- the nagE gene encoding N-acetylglucosamine-specific PTS transporter subunit IIBC — protein MNTMLGYLQNVGKSLMVPVATLPAAAILMGIGYWLDPTGWGANSVLAAFLIKSGAAIIDNMAVIFAVGVAFGLSKGKNGSAALSGFIMWLVVTTLLGKGVIAQLKGIPVEDVNMAFDKVANQFVGIVVGIISAEIYNRTSHVELPKFLAFFSGKRLVPILTSLAGMVLAFVLMAVWPPVFAGLLKLGTTLQGMGPVGAGLFGFLNRLFLSVGMHHALYPVFWFDVVGINDIPNFLGGAQSIANGTATPGVTGMYQAGFFPIMMFGLPAAALAIYHSADKVNRSKVFSVMLAAGAASFFTGITEPLEFSFMFLAPALYLIHAVLTGISLWFAAQMGWMSGFGFSAGFVDFVLGTRNPLATQWYMLIVQGAVFAVVYYFVFRFAIAKFNLKTLGRGEVMGEENESSDEQLAAQYIKFLGGDDNIVSIDNCITRLRLQLKDSKAVNSDELKKLGAAGVVVMGETTVQVIVGVGKVDKVATAMKQIHKH, from the coding sequence ATGAATACAATGCTAGGGTATTTACAAAATGTGGGTAAATCACTCATGGTTCCAGTCGCCACACTACCAGCGGCTGCGATACTCATGGGTATCGGTTATTGGCTTGACCCAACGGGTTGGGGGGCAAACAGCGTTCTTGCTGCGTTCTTAATAAAGTCAGGTGCTGCGATCATCGACAACATGGCTGTGATCTTTGCGGTTGGTGTAGCGTTTGGTTTATCCAAAGGCAAAAACGGCTCTGCAGCGCTATCAGGTTTCATCATGTGGCTTGTCGTTACCACGTTGCTAGGTAAAGGTGTAATTGCACAGCTTAAAGGCATTCCTGTAGAGGATGTCAACATGGCTTTTGATAAAGTAGCAAACCAATTTGTAGGCATTGTGGTTGGTATTATCTCAGCAGAGATATACAACCGTACCTCACATGTCGAGCTTCCCAAGTTCCTGGCTTTCTTTTCGGGTAAGCGTCTTGTTCCTATCCTGACCTCTCTAGCAGGCATGGTACTCGCGTTTGTTCTAATGGCAGTTTGGCCGCCAGTGTTTGCTGGTTTACTCAAACTTGGCACAACGTTACAAGGCATGGGACCGGTTGGTGCAGGCCTATTTGGCTTCCTTAACCGTCTATTCTTATCTGTCGGTATGCACCACGCTTTGTACCCGGTATTTTGGTTTGATGTTGTAGGAATCAACGATATTCCAAATTTCCTTGGTGGCGCTCAGTCAATCGCCAATGGTACTGCAACACCTGGAGTCACAGGTATGTATCAGGCAGGTTTCTTCCCGATCATGATGTTCGGTCTGCCTGCTGCCGCACTTGCAATCTATCACTCGGCTGACAAAGTCAACCGCTCTAAAGTCTTTTCTGTCATGCTTGCAGCAGGCGCTGCCTCGTTCTTTACCGGGATCACAGAGCCGCTAGAGTTCTCGTTTATGTTCCTTGCACCTGCTCTTTACCTGATTCACGCGGTACTTACTGGTATCAGTTTATGGTTTGCAGCGCAGATGGGTTGGATGTCAGGATTTGGCTTCTCTGCTGGCTTCGTCGACTTTGTCCTAGGCACGCGTAATCCACTTGCAACACAATGGTATATGCTTATAGTACAAGGTGCTGTTTTTGCAGTGGTTTATTACTTTGTTTTCCGCTTTGCAATCGCTAAGTTCAATCTAAAAACATTGGGCCGCGGCGAAGTTATGGGTGAAGAAAATGAATCAAGTGACGAACAACTCGCAGCACAGTACATCAAGTTCCTTGGTGGCGATGACAATATTGTTTCCATCGACAACTGCATCACTCGTCTGCGCCTTCAATTGAAAGATTCCAAAGCAGTAAACAGCGATGAACTGAAAAAACTGGGGGCTGCTGGTGTGGTTGTAATGGGCGAAACTACGGTACAGGTTATTGTTGGAGTGGGCAAAGTAGACAAAGTTGCGACAGCAATGAAGCAGATCCACAAACACTAA
- the asrC gene encoding sulfite reductase subunit C yields MSLDVDIIKMRADADYRLSKVRGECMISVRIPGGIMPAYLLSTAQEIAEKYGNGIIHLTTRQKLAMPGIRYQDIPKVNKALKPFIKDITQDICGVEVEDLEAGYQSIGGRNIVACQGSQICQKANTDTTGLAQRLEHHVYPNKYHLKIVTAGCPNDCAKANMSDFGILGIAKINFTPERCIGCGACVSACSHHAVNCLSIENGKAVKEESKCIGCGECVLACPTLAWQRDPKQLYMVKLGGRTSKKTPRVGKVFLNWVTEDVLHQVLENLFEFEKEMLKGVPKYLHMGHLIDKGGYMRFKERVLRDVELNPGAMVAERMYWAEDEYVANMHVK; encoded by the coding sequence ATGAGTTTGGATGTAGATATCATCAAAATGCGGGCAGACGCAGACTATCGTCTTTCGAAAGTGCGCGGCGAATGCATGATCAGTGTTCGTATACCGGGCGGCATTATGCCCGCCTACTTACTCTCAACGGCACAAGAAATCGCAGAGAAATACGGGAACGGCATCATTCACCTAACAACCCGTCAAAAACTCGCAATGCCAGGTATTCGCTATCAAGATATTCCCAAGGTCAATAAAGCCCTCAAGCCTTTTATCAAAGACATTACTCAGGATATTTGTGGCGTTGAGGTTGAGGATCTAGAAGCGGGCTACCAGAGCATTGGTGGACGTAATATCGTCGCATGTCAGGGCAGTCAAATCTGCCAAAAAGCCAACACAGATACAACAGGGTTAGCACAGCGACTAGAGCATCATGTCTACCCAAACAAGTACCACCTAAAAATCGTCACTGCAGGATGCCCTAACGATTGCGCTAAAGCGAATATGTCAGACTTCGGCATTCTAGGTATCGCCAAAATTAACTTTACGCCAGAGCGCTGTATTGGCTGCGGTGCTTGTGTCAGCGCTTGCTCTCATCACGCGGTCAATTGTTTATCGATTGAGAATGGAAAGGCGGTGAAAGAAGAGAGTAAATGCATCGGTTGCGGCGAGTGTGTACTTGCCTGTCCAACACTTGCTTGGCAGCGAGATCCCAAACAACTCTATATGGTTAAGCTTGGGGGACGCACCTCTAAGAAGACACCTCGTGTCGGCAAAGTTTTCCTCAACTGGGTAACTGAAGATGTTCTTCATCAAGTACTTGAAAACCTGTTTGAGTTCGAAAAAGAGATGCTGAAAGGGGTCCCGAAATACCTCCACATGGGCCACCTAATCGACAAGGGAGGCTACATGCGTTTTAAAGAGCGTGTACTGCGTGACGTCGAGCTCAACCCAGGGGCCATGGTAGCAGAGCGCATGTACTGGGCTGAAGACGAGTACGTTGCCAATATGCACGTTAAGTAA
- a CDS encoding universal stress protein, which produces MGYKNIMVAVGFDNQAQALLQKAESVASHYPGATLSIIHVDMNVAEFYQGAVGLDLKAYDSTDHQESVHEMKHLIETMSMPISKHLLYAGSVENEIVAAIETNDIDLLIMGHHRTNAFTQMFSETESLVRMMPCDVMLVRLDK; this is translated from the coding sequence ATGGGATATAAAAATATTATGGTTGCAGTTGGTTTTGATAACCAAGCACAAGCTTTGCTCCAAAAAGCTGAATCTGTAGCCAGCCATTACCCAGGTGCGACACTAAGTATTATTCATGTCGATATGAATGTGGCTGAGTTCTATCAAGGCGCTGTTGGTCTTGATCTGAAAGCCTATGATAGCACTGACCATCAAGAGTCGGTGCATGAGATGAAGCACCTTATCGAGACTATGAGCATGCCGATCAGTAAGCATTTGCTTTATGCAGGTAGTGTAGAAAATGAAATCGTCGCTGCGATTGAAACCAATGATATTGACTTACTGATTATGGGTCATCATAGAACGAATGCATTTACCCAAATGTTCTCTGAGACAGAGTCACTGGTACGTATGATGCCGTGTGACGTGATGTTGGTTAGGTTAGACAAATAG